From the Ruania alkalisoli genome, one window contains:
- a CDS encoding ABC transporter substrate-binding protein, whose amino-acid sequence MLQGSFALGGAGLVAALAGCQSGSGDSSSGAATLKSLLPGDVPQRWTEVLAAVNTKLEADTGLRLDPEFISWTNYSEQEMLKFTTQEPFDSALEATWLNLAQLLSDGALADMTELWESGRFENLNATIDERMVEYAKYQGSLYTIPLVANFTSPPGFVIRQDLADKYGIGEITDYETLEKFLYDVKQKDPDLIPFGLDAGYVNNTVVPNPVALFNAQSWDDPAKCVQLLGTHFEGSDLTPVPFWEQPDILESLDRMRQYYLDGILNEDALTLDMSAVRSLFAQGRYASTTAGADGLTSPTFGPVADNVEGAAIAQVFPFTAGLDAVIPATFQAANNMVVPAYAETLEEVFEMMDWLSVQENHDLLSYGIEGEDWEATGEHSYEQISGYSFPAFAMSWRTPLERGLAGAVESDRAWVEWTRDFENFTADHLAGFYFDSSAVASEQAQVNAVFDEYVLPLYAGVKDVQPGLDEARSAMEDAGYETVVEEYRRQATDYLAGS is encoded by the coding sequence CCGGGGGACGTCCCGCAGCGGTGGACCGAAGTGCTCGCCGCCGTCAACACCAAGCTCGAGGCCGATACCGGTCTGAGGTTGGACCCCGAGTTCATCTCCTGGACGAACTACTCCGAGCAGGAGATGCTGAAGTTCACCACGCAGGAGCCGTTCGACTCGGCCCTCGAGGCGACGTGGCTGAACCTGGCACAGCTCCTGTCCGACGGGGCACTCGCGGACATGACAGAGCTCTGGGAGAGCGGCCGGTTCGAGAACCTCAACGCCACGATCGATGAGCGCATGGTGGAGTACGCCAAGTACCAGGGGAGCCTCTACACGATCCCGCTGGTCGCGAACTTCACCAGTCCGCCCGGGTTCGTGATCCGCCAGGACTTGGCCGACAAGTACGGCATCGGTGAGATCACCGACTACGAGACTCTCGAGAAGTTCCTCTATGACGTCAAGCAGAAGGATCCCGATCTCATCCCCTTCGGGCTCGACGCAGGATATGTGAACAACACCGTGGTGCCCAACCCGGTCGCGCTGTTCAATGCGCAGTCGTGGGACGACCCGGCCAAGTGCGTCCAGCTGCTCGGCACCCACTTCGAGGGGTCGGACCTGACCCCGGTGCCGTTCTGGGAGCAGCCGGACATCCTCGAGTCGCTCGATCGCATGCGGCAGTACTACCTCGACGGCATCCTGAACGAGGACGCGCTGACCCTCGACATGAGCGCGGTCCGCAGCCTATTCGCCCAGGGAAGGTACGCCTCGACCACTGCCGGTGCAGACGGCCTCACCAGCCCCACCTTCGGACCCGTCGCCGACAACGTCGAGGGAGCAGCGATCGCCCAGGTCTTCCCCTTCACGGCCGGCCTGGACGCCGTCATCCCGGCCACCTTCCAGGCGGCGAACAACATGGTCGTGCCCGCCTATGCCGAGACGTTGGAGGAGGTTTTCGAGATGATGGATTGGCTCTCTGTCCAGGAGAACCACGACCTGCTCTCGTACGGCATCGAGGGAGAGGACTGGGAGGCGACAGGCGAACACTCCTACGAACAGATCAGCGGCTATTCGTTCCCCGCGTTCGCGATGTCGTGGCGCACGCCGCTCGAGCGCGGTCTGGCCGGCGCGGTCGAGAGCGACCGCGCATGGGTGGAGTGGACCCGCGACTTCGAGAACTTCACGGCCGACCACCTCGCAGGCTTCTATTTCGACTCCTCCGCAGTGGCCTCAGAGCAGGCGCAAGTCAACGCCGTCTTCGACGAGTACGTCCTTCCGCTGTACGCCGGTGTCAAGGACGTCCAGCCGGGGCTCGACGAAGCGCGCAGCGCGATGGAAGACGCCGGCTACGAGACAGTCGTCGAGGAGTACCGCCGTCAGGCCACCGACTATCTCGCTGGCTCCTGA